CTGCTGATTTTCACTCTTAATTTGCAGGATATGCTCAAGGAGGCACTTCAGAACATGGAGCAAAAAGTCCAGTCTGAAAAGGTGAGTTAATCAGTCTCCATTTTGCTCAAATGTTGGATGAATGGCCTAGAGAATCAGTTATATGTGCTGAAAGTAATTAAAATACTATTTGTAAATGTTTGAAAGGAAAAACTGCATTTTTCACGTCAGACCATCTACAGCTATGCTGGTTGGCTAAGAGAGGTGTAATTCATTCATAAGTGACCATAAGTATTGCAATGTTTGttgcataacataacataatgtaaCGTAACCTAGTGATACTTATTTTATGGTATTGTTATATAATGAatctatgtttttttctttctcccatcAGGAAAACTATTATTCAAAACACAGCGTCCTTTCAGAggttatgaatgaaaatgagcGCTATCTGAACACTATGCTGGCACTAATGGAGAGAGGTCCACCTGAGTTGAAATCACAGCAGGCATTTTTTGAGTCAATCAAGGTCTTCAGCGAGACAATCAAGACTTTCATGGATGGGGTGGAGGAGCATACAGCTGCAGGATTTGAGAACCTCGAAAATAAATTGGAAAGTACGAAAGAGCTGCTAAAAAGCCTTGAGGAGGATCATGATGAATTCTAACAGTTTCCATTCCTGtcattgtttctgtctctgataCTGTATCCATGTGTGAAGtccttctgttttgttgtccaACCTCAGTTTAATATTCTATATTCTCAGTTGTCCTTACTCCCCCTATTACAGAGGCAGGTGGTGAAAACTTTGTCCCACTGGCCAACACTGCAGACTGAAACTCGGCTTTTAAACATCAGCCCAACATGTTTTAGTAATATGGGACAAAGTTTGTATTTCAGAGTCAGTAATGCTAATTTGTGTTTTCCTCCTAACTGAACCTTTTGGAActgaagtaaaaaaataaaaaaataaaaaaaatagcaacGATCTGCTTCAGCATGTCATATGCACATTATAATTATACATATTTAGTAATATaaggtttatttgtgtttgcttttcatattttcttttttctattacTTTACATAGCTCACACCTTAACAGACAAAGCTGAGTGATTTAGTAATAAATATCTTAAATGCATTTGGATGTTTGTTTCTTGAAGATCTGTTATTAGGAATTATTGATTTGTCAACTGCATATATccatacaaaaataataaatgactAAAGTCAAACTATTTATTGGTAAAGATTGATTCTGTTTCTGTTAATAAATGATGAACCTCACATggaaacaagagagaagaaaagagaggaaagaaagaaaaacaaagaatgagGGAGTGTTCAAGTCCAGATTCACTCTCAAAATATCGTGTAGTATAGCACAACTTCTGCTTCAGTGATTTCTGgaaccacaacaatcttttatttcttacatgggACCTCAAATTgatttataaaaataataataataatctcgACTTGTTTTGTATTCATTCCTCACCATATCAGAGACTGAACCACACATAAAATTATAGAAAACTTGCAAAAAGCAATATTCAATAGGTGAGCAATTTTGGATCATTATCTTTTCACTGAATACAACTCACATTCAAgaaaaaggaaggaatgaatgaacCAACCAAGTGAGTGGGTTgtgtccttttctttctctgtctcttaatctattgttttgtttcttgtgCGTGCTGTTGCCCTCTTGGctgaagaaagaaagtgttTTCAAGATTTTAAATGGAGGTAAAAGGAACTTAAAggcacttaaaggaatagttcacccaaaaatgaaaattcagtcattatctactcacccccatggcagctgaaactctggtgaagtttgttagtccatacatcaggccctgagctccacagcaGAACGGAgtagaagccttctccaaaacaattgaagttgctggggacctgacttgacctgacttcacggtgaaaaaaataacagaaaataaccataaaatggctccatgcagcttgTCCAGCATAATGCAAGCCTCcggaagccaaacgatcccaaagtgacttgaaaagacagacatttacaccattatttagctgaaatcgccactctagctgttatttcaaaatacgtcacgtttgcgcacaccccggcctcgataggtaagaccagagccatatagagaaaaaaaaaatgaaaaaaatatgaagaatTGAAGCACCTAAAGCATTTATCAGAGATAACAAGAGCAGCAGACTGTACAGAGCATAGAGATAAGAGCAAGAACTAGACAGACTAGAGAAGAAAGCCTGCCTCGAACCACTGACCCTTGCctggctggacaccaggcaacaCTAAAGCCTGATTTATGGTAGGGCGCTCGACACCTTTGATAAGTGTCGCTCAACAGAAATGACGtattttcaacagaaaaaagTGTCTCTCGACACTTTCCCAACATGTCGCGCACCTGGAGAATTTTGTTAAGTCGCGGACACCGTCACATTTTGTCGCGCAATGTGATTGGGTAGTCACATTGCGTCACACTAACGTCGCCATGGAGATTGTAGTTTTCACTGAACTGAACGTCCTTACTGATATTTTGGTCTGTAACTTTTTTGTCCTTGCTTAATTAACTAGTTTAATTAGTTTAGCTCGCAGCAAATATGGAGGGTATAGATGAAAGACTGGCAGAACAAGTTAAGACAGTATCGCCACCTGTATGATTCTTCAATGAAAGAATACAAAGATGTGCAGATGGCATTAACGTTGTGGAAAGAGACTGCCGATACCCTGAATATCAATATGTTGGACTGCAAACGTCGGTGGAAAAATCTACGGGACAGGTAGGTTTACTATCCTTGATATCTTTATTGGTCAGACGAAAATGTTACAGTAGGCTAAACAATACCCACTCGGTGGTCGAGAAGATTATTCTGTATCATGGAAGTTTAACGTTAGGATAGCGTCTGGTTACCATGGAGAGGACTGAAAACTTTCGCCGAAGCATAGATTACAAATGTCGCGCggctctttattttctgtcgAGCGACACTTATCAAAGGTGTCGAGCGCCCTACCATAACTCAGGCTTAACCCTGCACTCGCCGCATATTATCAGGTCAGTCACACACCTCCCTGAAA
This region of Centroberyx gerrardi isolate f3 chromosome 23, fCenGer3.hap1.cur.20231027, whole genome shotgun sequence genomic DNA includes:
- the LOC144543565 gene encoding uncharacterized protein LOC144543565, whose product is MAAAGSALGRNRGVAGSGFRPTRGLYLIFSLLCLVGLANSLGKGTQDMLKEALQNMEQKVQSEKENYYSKHSVLSEVMNENERYLNTMLALMERGPPELKSQQAFFESIKVFSETIKTFMDGVEEHTAAGFENLENKLESTKELLKSLEEDHDEF